Within the Pseudomonadota bacterium genome, the region GAAGGATTCGATTATCGTCCAACCCCGCAAAAAAGCATCGTAAGCCTCGAGGTTTTCGGTATCGTGCCGAGCGATGGCCTCTGCCTCTTCGGGGCTTAAGTGAATATCAAGGGCATCGGCGATTTTTAGGGCAGTCTGTTCCTGTAAGTCGAACACGTCCTGCAATTCGCCGTCAAAGTTCTCCGACCAAATGTTGAAACCGGTTGATGAATCAATCAACAAAGCGCTGATTCGTACTCGACTACCAGATCTGCGTACAGTGCCCTCAAGCAAATAACGCACCTTTAGTTCCTGGCCAATCTCGTTTATATCTTCCTTTGTCTGAAAGTACGAAACTACTTGAAGATTCTGTATCCGCGACAATCTGCTGATCAGTTCTGCTGTCATCCCCTTGCTGAAATATTCGTTGTCCGAGTCAGCACTCAAATTCTCGAATGGAAACACGGCAATAGAGTTTTCGGGAACATTCGTTGCCTGAATAGTCGTCGGGGTAGTGTCCCGCGTGCCGACAATTTCCTGTGCCAGACCGAAAGTGATAATTCCGACGACGATCGACAGCCCTGCAAGAATAATGTAATCAACTCTTTTGAGAGACAAATCGCTCGGCAGCTCAGAATCGACGACAGGGGTTCGTACGATTCCATTGGCTGTGATGTCGTACTTCCAGCCGAGAATCAGGGCCAAAGGAAACCCGATAAATGCCCCGATCCAAATGTATCGCAGCGCCTGCTCAGGCAGCTCAAAAGACTCAAAGGCCAGGTCGGCAACCTGCAAAACTACCCACACGCCCACTAAATAGATAGCCGCTACACGAAAGACCTGGCGGCGGCGCAGCTCACGGACAAATTGCCATAGCCGTTTCATGCTTGAAGTTTAGAGCATCTGACCTATTTCATGGAGAAAATATATGGTTTAACTGAGACAATGGAATGACGGCAGTTATGGGCATCAGTCCGGTATTTTTTCGCTTGATGGCCGCTTTGGGTCGTTAGCGGCCCTTTGGACTGATTCTAGCTTAATGTCCGCTTTTTCCGAATGCGGACGTTCAGACTAGTGAAAATGGCATGAAATTGAGGTCCGCTTTCGGCCACAAGCGGTCATTCGTAGTAACTCCCACCATCCACTCACATCTAATTTTTCAACTCTAGATCAATCAATCGAATACTGTTTTCAAGCGCAGCCTTGAGAGATTTGTAGGCTGTGATGGCTTCCAAATGATCCCAATGTTCCTGAATCAGAATGCCCAAGAATTCTGGATCGCGTAGTAGCGCTGTATGGTCCTGCTGCTCAGCTATCGGGTATATCGGTGGCGTCGGCGCCCTCCCAGTGCCGGGTCGTCCTTTTGCCATCGTATTGGCAATCTGACTGAGTGATGAATGAGAGTTGAGGAAAGGGATGACTACATTGCGAGTTGTGTCCTTATCGTTTAATTCAGATCTTGTAGTAGAGTCATATCTACTTGGCATGCTGGCAAGGACGCGGCGCAAATCCTCATTCTCAATCAATGAGAGCCCGCCACTCTGCAAGAGGCCGTCGATTGCCCCTCTGGAATACGCAATATTTTGCCACCAGGTTAGGTCTCCTAGTAGCTCATCGAATACGTCTGACTCTAACGACGTTCGCGCAACCGAAGCATCAAAAATTCTGAGAATCGAGTCGACAACAGCATCTCGATATGACAATTCGATTTCGATCAGGCCCAGATTCTGCTCGAAC harbors:
- a CDS encoding tetratricopeptide repeat protein, yielding MKRLWQFVRELRRRQVFRVAAIYLVGVWVVLQVADLAFESFELPEQALRYIWIGAFIGFPLALILGWKYDITANGIVRTPVVDSELPSDLSLKRVDYIILAGLSIVVGIITFGLAQEIVGTRDTTPTTIQATNVPENSIAVFPFENLSADSDNEYFSKGMTAELISRLSRIQNLQVVSYFQTKEDINEIGQELKVRYLLEGTVRRSGSRVRISALLIDSSTGFNIWSENFDGELQDVFDLQEQTALKIADALDIHLSPEEAEAIARHDTENLEAYDAFLRGWTIIESFHYRSDNFESRLNAARNHFQQALEFDPNYSLAVAGLSMVESNYVLFGSKSAPEQLLLAHAFATEALALDTSLPEPHLALGLAHGAGGDYVRAVDEFREAVSLDPQNGYTWCDLAWAYNRLQPPSATEAEKASREAIRLTPAYFWAYVILGDALRFQEHSADAISAYEYALILNPDHNSAHVKIGRIFFKQGNYHQALTAFNKAEQTPAVLVRISRTHLALGDIQKGLERLEEALADGYSDFITIETSPEFASLADDTRFQQLLDQYRK